One Mycobacterium marseillense DNA window includes the following coding sequences:
- a CDS encoding UsfY protein, whose amino-acid sequence MGDTHHDPTDRHRTAQPRAGLTMKDNFFWPGFILLGVALSGIIATVAVAAYQHYEWLTTLALIALLATAAAILWFVVELRRVTLLEQQLRLLGASDHQAGP is encoded by the coding sequence ATGGGCGACACACACCACGACCCGACCGATCGGCACCGGACAGCGCAGCCGCGCGCCGGCCTCACCATGAAAGACAATTTCTTTTGGCCCGGGTTCATTCTCCTGGGCGTCGCCCTGTCCGGCATCATTGCCACCGTCGCGGTCGCCGCCTATCAACATTACGAGTGGCTCACCACGTTGGCGCTCATCGCGTTGCTTGCCACCGCGGCGGCGATCCTGTGGTTCGTCGTGGAACTTCGCCGGGTCACCCTTTTAGAACAGCAGCTCAGGCTACTCGGCGCTTCCGACCACCAGGCGGGGCCGTAG
- a CDS encoding DUF309 domain-containing protein produces the protein MTGRDRDESGRPRSARPRDALGRPLPPGSEGVPRIPDDLALTPAETLAYAQDLLDRGLAFNAHEVLEAAWKNGPADEQALWQGLTQLAVGLTHAQRGNLKGAMTLLRRASAHLAQQQRPAPHAIDARGLADFADVLIDDLARGAGISASRLRPRLVVGSAE, from the coding sequence ATGACCGGGCGTGATCGCGACGAATCGGGCCGGCCGCGCAGCGCCCGACCCCGCGACGCGTTGGGCCGGCCACTGCCGCCGGGCAGCGAAGGCGTTCCCCGCATTCCGGACGACCTGGCGTTGACGCCGGCCGAAACGCTCGCCTATGCCCAGGATCTGCTGGACCGAGGCCTCGCCTTCAACGCGCACGAGGTGCTCGAGGCCGCCTGGAAGAACGGTCCGGCCGACGAGCAGGCCCTGTGGCAGGGCCTGACGCAGCTCGCGGTGGGGCTCACCCACGCCCAGCGGGGCAACCTCAAGGGTGCGATGACGCTGCTTCGCCGTGCCTCCGCCCACCTCGCGCAGCAGCAACGGCCGGCGCCGCACGCCATCGACGCCCGTGGACTGGCGGACTTCGCCGATGTGCTGATCGACGACCTCGCCCGCGGGGCCGGTATCAGCGCGTCGCGGCTACGGCCCCGCCTGGTGGTCGGAAGCGCCGAGTAG